One region of Salvia miltiorrhiza cultivar Shanhuang (shh) chromosome 3, IMPLAD_Smil_shh, whole genome shotgun sequence genomic DNA includes:
- the LOC131018502 gene encoding uncharacterized protein LOC131018502 → MLTELDEWRNEAYESSRIYKERAKKFHDLNIRTKEFKPGHEVLLYDSKLRLFPGKLQSRWRGPYVVHKSNWNGTYELLASNGSTFTVNGHRLKPYFKAELDRDVEVVNFVDP, encoded by the coding sequence ATGCTGACGGAGTTAgatgagtggaggaatgaaGCTTACGAGAGTTCCCGGATCTACAAGGAAAGGGCGAAGAAGTTCCATGATTTGAACATTCGCACAAAGGAATTCAAGCCGGGACATGAGGTACTCTTGTATGATTCTAAGCTTCGTCtatttcctggcaagctgcagtcTAGATGGAGAGGTCCTTACGTGGTTcacaagagcaattggaatgggacctATGAGTTGCTTGCGTCGAATGGGTCTACTTTCACTGTTAATGGCCATCGCCTCAAACCATATTTCAAAGCAGAGCTGGACCGCGACGTGGAAGTGGTCAACTTCGTTGATCCGTGA